The nucleotide sequence TACGATTTGCTGGGGCCTGATCAAGAAGCGTTCTTGGCACGATGGGCTGACGAATGGACGGGACAACGTGTGAAGGTCGCGTTATCACAAACGATTTTCTGCAATGCCGCCACTCATGTCGGCGAAAACTTGAAGCGTGGGCGTTACTATCACGACAGCGGTGCGTGGCCGGTCGAGGCACGCAACCGAGCGGTTCGAATCTTGGGTGACTGTGAAGCGTTGTCGATACACGGTGACCAGCACCTGGGTGTTTTGCTGCGGCAAGGCGTCGACGATTTCGATGACGCCGGTTACGCGTTCATGGTGCCGGGAACGGCAAATGGATTCCCTCGTGCTTGGTGGCCGGGCGTGAACAAAGGCCAGCCAGAACCGGGCGGCGATTACACCGGCAAGTTCCATGACGATGCCGGGCACCCGATCCATATCCTGGCGGTCGGCAATCCACAGCCGGGCAGCAACCTGTTGCCAAAAACGACCGACCCCATGGAAATCGGATATCGCAAAGGCAGCGGGTATGGCGTCGTGGATTTCTCCGCCGATCGGCGATCTGCCAAGATTTCCCTGTATCGCTTGGGTGACCAAGAAGAAATGTTCGATGGTTTTCCGCAAACCATTCAAATACGTTCCCGTTCCAACTAAACGGCGAAGCGAGCCCAACCCTCGCTCTGCCAAACGGCTGCGACGTGGAATTCAATAACATTGGCAGCCGCATTGTACTTCTCGTAAATCTAACCTTCCCCCAACCTTTCATCCGAACGTCCCACCTGTGATGAAACAATACTTATTGATGACCTTGGGCCTTTGTTGGGCCGGACTTTGGTTAGGGTTGCCGCCGTGTCATGCCGACACGCGACCCAATTTCGTCTTCATTTTGACCGACGATCAGTCGTACGGGATGATGGGGTGCGACGGCAATCAATTGACTCAAACGCCCAACCTGGACCAGCTGGCGAAAGATGGCGTCTTCTTTGATTCCGCCTATGTTTCCAGTGCGATCTGTACGCCCAGCCGAATATCGATTTTTTTGGGCCAGTTCGAGCGTAAGCACGGTGTGAATTTCAACTCGGGGACCAGTGTCGCGCCGCAAGCTTGGAAGAAGTCGTACCCGGTGCTGTTGCGCGACGCCGGGTATTACACCGGGTACGTCGGCAAGAACCACGCACCGATTGGTGATGGCGGTTATGACAGCGGGCTGATGGAGAAGTCGTTCGACTACTTTTACGCCGGCCATCGGCATTTGACGTTCTATCCCAAGGATCGGCACGCGATCTTTAATGACGCGGCTTTTGATACCCAGGTAGAAATCTTGTCCGAAGGGGCGACGGATTTCTTGTCAAATGAACACCGCTTGGGGCGAGCGATCCGTTTTCTGGACGTTCGGCCGACCGAGCGACCGTTTTGTCTGAGCGTGTGTTTCAACCTACCGCACAATGCGGGTACCGGGTCGATGGCGCTGCGTGATTCGGATGATGAAATTTATAAAACGCTGTATCGAGATCAAGAGATCCCGATGCCGCCGCACTACGTGGCCAAAGCCGATATCAAACAGCCCAAAGTCCCCGCCGACGTCTGGCGAGTGTCGGATCGTCAAACCGGATACGACCACGTTGACAATCCGGACGACAACCGAGAACGAATCATCCGCAAAATGCAGGCGATGACGGGGATCGATCGCATGGTCGGTCAGTTGCGTGAAAAGCTGGCCGAGTTGGACGTGGATCAAAACACCATTTTGGTGTTCGCGTCCGATCACGGATTGTTCATGGGCGAACAGGGCCTTGGTGGCAAAGCACTTTGCTATGAAAAGGTCACGCATATTCCCATGATGATTTACAACCCATTGGCGGAATCGAATGCGCGCGGCCGGCGATGTGATGAACTGGTCCAGACGGTGGACTTGGCCCCGACCATGTTGGACTATGCGGGTGTCGACGTTCCCGAAACGATGCAAGGCAAATCGCTGCGAGGTTTGATCGACCAGGACGGCGACGCGGTTCATGATTACATCTTCACCGAGAACCTTTGGGTTACCCACTTTGGGAATCCCAAGATCGAAGCGGTCCAAGACAAGCGTTGGAAATACATCCGTTACTATCGCAACAATTGCATGTCGGCCGAGGCGAAGATCGGAGCGGCCGCTCAGCTGGGATTGAAGCAGACCGCGGCGCTGTACGGCGTCAGCGATCCGATGATGTTCCACTATCGTGATTTGGTGGAATCTTCGCTGCGTACGCCGTTTCCCGACTACGAAGAACTGTACGACTTGGCCAATGATCCGAGCGAGTTGAACAACCTGGCCGCGGATCCGAAACACGCGCGTCAACTGAATCGACTTCGCAAGGTGTGGCGTCAGAAACTGCGACAGGCTCGTGGCACCGAACCACCGGCGGTGCTGCGTTACACCGACGAAAGCGAACTGGAACGCCAGCTTGCATCGAAACAATCAAAATCTGGTAACCGTTGAACGTGACGAGTGGTCGGCGCAACAGCGATGCCAGCGACTGATACCAATCTTTGACTTTCCCTTCCCACCGCCCCACCGCAGGGACACTGCAATGAATCGCAAGAACGAAGGCTTTCAAGCACACGCGCCGTCGCGCCGTCAGTTTCTGAAGACCGCGTCGGCCGCATCGTTGGCCGCCTGGCCGATCGGATCGACCACCGCAAAAGCGGCTTCGAAGTCCGAGCGTCTGCGGTTTGCATTGATCGGATGCGGTGGCAATGGAACGCGGACGTCGCCGGTGGGGAAGGAGTTTGCCGACTTGGTCGCGTTGTGCGATGTCGATGAAGGTCACCTTCAGCGTGGGAACGAATTGCTGTGTGACGGCAAAGCGGACTTGTATTCGGATTATCAACAGATTCTGCAACGTGACGATATCGACATGGTGCAGATTTCGACGCCCGATCACTGGCACACCAAGATCTTGGTCGAAGCGATGTTGGCGGGCAAAGACGCGTACTGCGAGAAGCCTTTGACGTTGACCATCGATGAAGGCAAGCTGATTCGCAAAGTGCAAAAGGAAACCGGACGCGTCGTCCAAGTCGGCACGCAACAACGCAGCAGCTTTGACAAGTTCAACAAAGCGTTGGCGATCATCGCCGAGGGCCGGTTGGGCACGTTGAAGAAGGTGACCGTGCGGATCAATGCCGGTAGTTGGAGTCCAGAGATTCCGCTGGCTGACGTTCCCAGCGGTTTGGATTGGGATCGTTGGCTGGGTCCGGCACCGAAAGCGGATTACCGCTATTTGAAAACGCCCAACGATAGGTGGTACACCAACGGGCACACACAATTCCGTTGGTGGTATCAGTATTCCGGTGGCAAGCTGACCGACTGGGGCGCCCACCACATCGACATTGGTCTGTTGGGCATTGCCGCGGCCGGCTTGAACGATCAACCCGTTTCTATCAACGGGACCGCGGCTCATGACGTTAAGTTTGTCGACGGGATTCCACAGCAAGACGATCGCTACAACACGGCGCGTGAATTTGATTTGACGGTCCGGTTTGCCGGCGGCGACGTGGAGATGAATATCCGGCACGACGGCGATCGCGGGATTTTGTTCGAAGGCGACCAGGGACGCATCTTCGTCAATCGCGGCAAGTTGGTCGGCAAACCGGTGGAGGACTTGGCACACGACCCGTTGCCCGACGATGCGATCGCCAAGATCTATCGTGGGATGCCGATGGAAGGCAACGATCGGCCGGCGCACTGGGCCAACCTGATTCACTGCATCAACACGCGACAGTTGCCGATCGCCAACGTGCATTCGCATATGCGGTCGCTGCACGTTTGTCACTTGGCCGGGATTTGTTGCCGTCTGGGACGTGAGATCCGGTGGGACCCCGATGCGGAGCGAGTGATCGGAGACGAATTGGCCGACAGCATGCTGGCGCGTCCGTATCGACCGGGCTATGAGATCCAGATGTAGGTGATCGAATCCGCTGCGCCGGCGGAAATGCGGTGCGTGGCCGAACACCAGACGGGTGGTCACCTGGGTCCAAAGTCAGGAAATCTTGGCATTGCTGATCGGGCCGTCATGAACCAAGGGTGGCGGGCCGGTCGTACGGAATTCGGCCGGTCGATCGAGCGATTGTCGATTGCCAGCCATCGGATTTTGCTTGATTCTGCGTCGTTGTTGGCCTGAATTGCCGAAACATGCGGTCGGCGTTAAGGTCCGCCAGACGGACGGTCGCCCGCACTGTGGGGCGAATGACTTCACGCCGACGGCCAAATTCGCCGGGCGACGCACCGCGGATGTGTTTTGCCATACACTGAGGCGTCGGAGCGATCTTTTCACTGCCAATCCATGGAACACGTCAAGGATATTGCATGGCCGCTGATGCCGATCACGGCGGGACCGTCAACGGTGGACCGCCGCAAGACGACGCCGCTTTGGGGACAGATGATGCGAAGCGGTTGTCGGAAGCTCGGGAGAGGATCCGTCAACAACTGGGCAAAATCATCGTCGGACAGGACGATGTCATCGAAGAAATCTTGATCGGGCTGTTCAGCCGCGGTCACGTATTGCTCGAGGGTGTGCCTGGTTTGGCCAAGACGCTGATGATCAGCACGTTGGCACAGACGTTGGACCTCAGTTTCAGCCGGATCCAGTTCACCCCCGACTTGATGCCCGCCGACGTCACGGGCACCGAAATCATCGAAGAAGATCGGAATTCTGGGCATCGCGAATTGCGGTTCATGAAGGGGCCGCTGTTTGCCAACGTCGTGTTGGCGGACGAAATCAACCGGACGCCGCCCAAGACGCAGGCGTCGTTGTTGGAAGCGATGCAGGAACGTCAGGTCACCGTGGGGCGGACGCGGCACCCGCTGGACAATCCGTTCTTTGTCTTGGCGACCCAAAACCCGATTGAACAGGAAGGCACCTATCCGCTGCCCGAGGCGCAGCAGGACCGGTTCATGTTCAAAATCTTCGTCGAGTATCCCAGCTTTGACGAAGAATTCGAAGTCGCCCGGCGAACGACCGGAATGAACGATCAGGACGTCCAACCGGTGATGGCGGCCGAAGAAATCATTCGTCTGCAAGACCTGGTGCGTCGCGTCCCGGTCAGCGATCACGTCATTCGATACGCACTGTCGCTGGTCCGTCAAACGCGGGTCGGCAGCGACGGCGTGCCGGACTTTGTCGACGAATTGGTCGGCTGGGGTGCCGGCCCGCGGGCGGTCCAGTTTTTGATTCTGGGCGGAAAGGCCAGGGCATTATTGCAGGGCCGATTCCACGTCCAAATCGAAGACATCCAAGCGTTGGCCAAACCGGTGCTGCGTCACCGCATGGTGGTCAACTTCGCCGCCGAAAGCGAAGGCATCGGCAGCGACGAAGTCATCGATCGGATCATTGACGCCACGCCCACCACCGAAGACGCCCTGTCACGCGATGCCCGGTTCCAAAAGATATTTGCGTCCTGAGGTTACCGGTCGCATCCGCCGCTTGGAGTTGACGGCTCGTCGGGTCGTCGAAGGCTTCCTTAGCGGCATGCACCGCAGCCCCTACTTCGGTCAATCGATCGAGTTTCTGCAGCACCGGCAATACGTGCCCGGTGACGAGATTCGGCACATCGATTGGAAGGTGTACGCGCGGCAGGACCGGTTGCACATCAAGCAATACGAAGAAGAAACCAACCTGCGGTTGCAGTTGGTCGTCGACCGTTCGGCCAGCATGGCGTACGGCGATGGCGATTCGAACAAGTTTGATTATTCCGCGTCGATCGCCGCATCACTGGCGTACTTGGCGCTTCGGCAAAAGGACGCGACGGGCCTGTACACCTTCGACACCGCGGTCCGCGACAGCATCACCGCGCGCAGCAACCAACAACAGCTTGCCCGCATGTTGGCGTTGTTGGAATCGGTGGGGGCCGACGGACGGACCGATTTAAAATCGGTGGCCATGGAAATTGCACAAACAATCCCTCGGCGCGGTTTGGTCGTGGTGATCAGTGATTTGCTGGGCGTCGATTCACTGTTGGAAGGGCTTCAGGTTTTCCGTGCCCGCGGTCACGACGTCGCGTTGTTCCATGTGCTGCATGACCACGAAGTCGACTTTCAATTCGACGGGGCGACGCGATTCGAAGGCTTGGAGACCGACCAAATTCTGAACTGCAACCCGCGGGCACTGCGGGAAGGTTATCTGGAGGCGCTCAACGAGTTCCTGGAGTCCACCCGCCGGGCTTGTGGCCGGTTGCAGATCGATTACATGCTGACACGCACCAGCGAACCGTTAGATGCAGTGCTGGCCAAGTTTTTGTCGACGCGTTTAAGGTTGCCCAACTTGCGCAAGTAAATTTCGCCGCCCGGTCGAAGGGTTTTTGATTCGGCCGCCCGACCCTTTGATTGGTTTTTACCCCACGTCTTCCTTTTTCCGTTAAGTCTTCGACTTGTTTCTGTTTCCCGTCCTGACGATCGGTTTTCTGTTTGTCGCGGTGCCGCTGTTGGTCCACCTGATCAACATGCTGCGCCATCGCCGACAACCGTGGGCGGCGATGGACTTTTTGTTGGCCAGTTATCGCAAGCAACGCAAATGGGTGGTGTTGCGGCAACTGTTGTTGTTGCTGTCGCGTCTGGCCCTCGCAGCCTTGCTGATCGCCTTGTTGGCCGGTTGGACCGGCGGCGGCAAGCTGATGCAAATGCTGGGCGGCAAAACGGTTCACCACGTCGTGCTGTTGGATGACAGCTATTCGATGGGAGATGCCAGCGGCAACACGACCGCCTATCAGTCGGCGTTGCAAACGCTGCAGGACTTGACCCGCCAATTGGCTCAGGAAGACGGCGAACACCGTTTGACCGTGATGCGATCCAGCCGCGCGGCACTGGCGACACGAGGCGGGATCCAGCGGGGTGATACGGCGGCGGATTTGTCGTCGCAAACGATCACCGGCGATTCGCGTTTGATCCGACGTGTGATGGCGACGGCGGCATCACCGCTGCGGACCGACATGACTGCGGCGGTGGAGATGGCCGCCCAGTTGTTGGAAAACGATTCGGCCGATGAACGACACGTCTACTTGTTAAGCGATTTTCGGCGTCGCGATTGGTCGGCGCCGGAGCGTTTGACTCAACAGCTTCGTCGGATCGACGGCGATGCAGAAATTCGGCTGGTCGATTGTGCCGGTGCGGCGGCAGGCAACTTGGCAATCACCGAACTGTCACCCCAGCAAGACGTCTGGGTCGCGGGCGTTCCAGTGGTGATCCGGGCCAAAGTCAAAAATTATGGCAGCGGTCCGGTCAACAACGTGACGATCGGGGTGCGGATGGTTTTGTACGGCGACGACGTCACGACACCCGAACCCGGATTGCCACAAAGCGGTCGTGTCGAATCGTTGCCCGCAATTGTGATCGAATCGCTTCAAAGTGGCGAAGAAGTCACCAAGACCTTTCAAGTCTTTGTCGCGCAACCGGGGACTCATGCGATCGAAGCTTGGTTGCCCGAGGATGCTTTGGCGATCGACAACCGCCGCATCTGCACGTTGCCGTTATCCGAAACGCAAAAGGTTCTGGTCATCGACGATGATCCCGACGGCCGCGGTGCCTATCACGTCGGATCGGTTCTGAATCCCGGCGGCCAAGTCAATATCGGTGCGGTTCCGCAAGTCGAAGCCTCCAGTTTCCTGCGATCGATCACGCCGGAATCGTTGGCGGAGTTTCGAGCGGTCTATCTGATCGATGTTCCGACAATCGGCGAAGGTGCCGCCGCGGCGCTGGACCAGTATGTCCGCAGCGGTGGCGGGCTGGCGTGGTTCTTGGGCGAATCGGTCGATCGAACGGTGTACAACCAAACCTTGGTGTCGGCGGATCGACGGTTATTGCCGGCTCCGTTGCTGCAAATCCAACCGCTGCGTGATCGCCCCGATGGCGTGACGGCGGATGTGCGGATGGATGATTCGTCGGATCTGTTGCGTCCGCTGGCATCCGCCGGTGACGGCGTGTTTTCCTTGGTCCGGTTCAGCGATTCTTGGTTGCTGGACTTGAAAGAGAACGACCCAAACGACACGGGCATTACGACAGACGTGGTGTCAGGCGATGTGGCCGAAGCAACCACCACCGAGTCCGAAAACCCTGTGATGGGACCGGTGCGAGTTCCGCTGCGACGCACCGATGGTGTACCGGTGGTGATGCAACATGATTACGGCCGTGGCCGTGTCGTGACCGTCGCCGCGGGACTGGACGGACAATGGACCAACTGGACGGGTGATCCGACCTTTGTGGTGTTCTTGTTGCAAACCAATGCGTATTTGTGGAGTGCCGCGTCGCCTCCAACGGCTCGGTCGGTCGACGACCCGATGCGTGTTTCCTTGCCCGCTGATCGATACGCCCCTGTGTTGACTTGGTTGCCGGCCAACGAACCCCCGCGATTGCCGATCGAACTGTCCCGTGATGACCTTGCCGAAGATGATTCGACCGATGCGGGCTCCGGTGCAGCATCTGGTGACGGTGACGGACAACAAACGCTGGAACTCGATCCGGTCGGTGCGATCGTCGACGGCCGTGTCGATGTGACGGATCTGATGCGTCCCGGTTTGGGCGAATGGATGCTGACGGCGCTGGACGGCCAAACGGAAATGCGGCCGGTGGCGACGACGATCCGAGTGGGCGAAAGCGATTTGCAACGCAGCAAGCATGCCGAGGTCTTGCGTGACTTGCAGCCGGTCGATGCGGAGTTCATCGATCGAGGACGTTGGAATGACCAGACACGCCAAGCGGGCAGTTCGTTGGTGTCGCTGGTGTTGTTGGGATTGTTGGCATTGGTATTTGCGATCGAACAGGCCCTGGCGTACTGGGCCAGCTATCACGCGGCGGCCCCATCGTCGATCAAGAGTGGTCGGCGTGGCGGCGGCGTGGGAAGCGCCGCGCCGTCCTGGTCGGATCGATCGACAACAGGTTCGGAAGCGAACGGTGATTTGACGGGGGATCGCGTCGGATGATCGGACAAGTGGCGGACCGAAGCGAAGTCGTTTACGAATTCATGCGAGCCCGATCGCTGGACGGGTGGTGGATTTGGGCCGTGGTCGTCTTGGGCGTGATCGCCCTGCTGACGCTGTGCGTGCGTTTTTATCGACGTGACATCGTGGAAATTTCACGGCCGGTCGGCTGGACGCTGATGCTGTTGCGTTTGACGGCCGTGATCGCGCTGGTGTTCTTTTTCTTCGATCTGCAACGTCGAACGCAGCGGGTGGTGACGCGGCCCAGCGAAGTCGTCCTGATGGTCGACACCAGCCAAAGCATGTCGCTGGCCGGCGGCATCGATCCGGGATCGCCCAGTCGGGTGCAGTTGGCCGAAACCCTGCTGGATGATTCGCCGTTATTGACACAGATGCGCGATGAACATCGCGTCAGCGTTTACGGGTTTGATGCGGAATCAGAACCAACGCTTTGGATGTCCACCGACACGGCGGATCAATCTTTGGATGCCGATTCGGCGGCACGGACGCAGCCGGACACCGCGGACGAAACGGTTTCAGCGACCGCACGCCGGATAGCCTGGTTCGGCGGATTCGCGATCGCGGTCGGCTTGTTGCTGGCGTTGATTTCCTTGGCCATTGGTGCCACCGGACGTGGACAATCGGTCGGCTGGTTCCTGGTCACATCCGCCAGTTGTCTGTTGATCGGCGGGGTTTCGTTGGGCAGCGTTTATTGCGTGCAAAGCCCGGCACCGCTGGCGTCGATTCTGGGTTTGTCGGGGCCCTCGGATGCCGACGATACGACCGAGGATGCGGAGTCGACCGAGGCCCCGGGACAGGGACCGTCGGGCGTGGCGGACTGGGAGAATCAGGTGGCCGCCGTCGGCAGCGAAAGCCGCATCGGGGACGCGATCCGCACGGTCCTGACCGATCACGAACCCAGCACGTTGGCCGGGATCGTCGTCATGACCGATGGCCAGAATAACGGCGGCGTGGACTTGGGCAGTGCAACGGCACTGGCGCGACGTGCCGGGGTTTCGGTGTACCCGGTCGGCTTGGGCAGCAGTCGTCCGGCGACCAACGTTCGCGTGGTCGATCTGGATGCCCCCAAACGTGTCTATCCGGGCGACAAGTTTGCCATTTCGGCGGTGCTGCAGGGCAGCGGCGCACGTCCGATCGAAGTCGAGGTTCAGTTGCTGGACGGACTGGATCAAACCGCCGCCAACAACGACGGCAATGCGTCGACCGATAGCAGCGGCGATACGGCTGTCGATTTGCCGTCCAACGTGATCGACAGCCGGCGTGTGACTTTGCCGGTGGACGGGACGTTGTCGGGCCTGCGTTTCGAAATGGAACCTGAATCGGTTGGCCGGCGTCGCGTGGCGGTACGCATCGTTGCACCGGAGGGTGACACGAACGTGCGTGATGACGCCCAGGCGGCGCGATACGAGGTCGTGTCGCGTAAGTTGAAAGTGATGACGGTCGCCGGTGGGCCGACCCGCGAGTATCGCTTTGTGCGGAACTTGTTGTACCGGGACAAATCGGTGGAACTGGATGTTTGGCTGCAGACCGGACAACCCGGCATGAGCCAAGACGCGGACCTGGTGTTGACGAGCTTTCCCGAAACGCCGGAAGACTTGTTCGAATATGACGCGATCATCATGTTCGACCCCGATTGGCGATCTTTCGATGCGGCATCGTTGCAGGTGATCGAACGTTGGTTGGCCGAACAGGCCGGTGGGCTGATCTTGGTCGCTGGTCCGGTTTATCACCCGATGTTTTTCCGCGGCCGAACCGATCCCCGCATCAGCACCGTGCGAGGGTTCTTTCCGGTCGATCTGGCCACACGCGGTGCTTTGCTGGGCGGTGGTCGCCAGGGCGGTGACGATGCTTGGCCGCTAGACTTCACGCCGGACGCGCAACGAGCGGAATTCTTGTGGATTGATCAAGACCCGACGTCCAGCTTTCAAATCTGGGACGAATTCGATGGCGTCTATGACTTTGTGGGTGTCAAAGGACTGAAGCCGGGGGCGAAAGCGTATTCACGATTTTCCGATCCGACCACGCGTGTCGGTGACGAGTTGCCGGTCTTCATGGCGTCACAGTTTTACGGTTCGGGTCGAACGTATTTTCAGGCCAGCGGTGAAATGTGGCGATTGCGGCAAGCCAGCGACGCCTACTTTGATCGCTATTACACCCAACTGATTCGCTGGGCCAGCGAAGGGCGGTTGCTGCGTGACAGCAATCGCGGCGTGCTGTTGGTCGACAATTCCAAAGCGATGGTGGGCGATACCATCGCGATCCGCGCGGTGTTGACCGACGACCAATTCGAACCGTTGCAGGTGCCCAAGGTTCCCGTGAAGGTATTGACGCCCGGTGGCACCGTGATGGATTTAGATTTGACGCCGACGCCGGGCCAACCGCGTCCGGGAACCTATGGCGGACGGCTGATCGTGCGCGAAGCTGGCGGATACGAAATCCGATTGACGTTGGGCGATGTTTTGGCCGAACAGGTGCTGCGGCAAAGCGTTCAGGTGCGGTTGCCAACCGTTGAACTGGAGCGACCGCGGCGAAACGATGACGGATTGACGTCGTTGGCGGATCTGACCGCCGGCCGCTTTTTCCCATTGGATGATCCCGCGTCGACCAACACGGTGGCTGATGAATTGGTGCGTGTCATTCGGCCTCAACCACAGACCACGGTCTTGCCCGGTAATACCGACCAAGACTTTACGCGACGCCGAAACGCCGCATTGATGTGGCTGATCGCGACGTTTTTGACTTTTGAATGGGTGACCCGCCGGCTGCACCGTCTGGCATGACGACCCTTTGCCGACTGTTCTTTTTTGACCGCTGTTTGACCTTGATCCAACGCCGCAACGACTGAATCCAACTTCCATGTCTTCCGTACGTTCCCTTGACCCGAAACTGGCTTCGCTGATCGATCAATTGCGATCGCGAATCCGCCGGTACGTGGCTTGGGATGCGTTGCTGGCGGCATTGGTCATCGTGTTGGCCGGATTTTGGATCGGCTTGGCATTGGATTACCTGCCGGTGAAGCTGGGCGGGACGGAAATGCCGCGGTCGGCGCGGATGTTGTTGCTGATTGCCATCGGCGCGTTGTTGTTGTTCGTGGTGTTGCGGCTGTTGATCGGTCGTTTGTCGCGTCCCTTGCCCGATGACAGTTTGGCGTTGTTGATCGAACGCAAGCATCCATCGTTGGGCGGACGGCTGGTCACGGCGGTGCAGTTGACGCGACCGGGGCGCCAGGGTGATTCGCACGATGACCGTTTGCTGGGACGTGTGCATCGTGAAGCGGTGGCCGGTGTCGACGACGTGGATCTGGGATCGGTATTCCAGTGGCGACCATTGCTGCGAAAATTCGGCGTGCTGCTGCCGTTGGTCTTGGCCGCATTGTTGCTGTTGGTGATCAGTCCCCAGACCGCTTGGACCGCCGCGTCGCGGTTGATGTTGTTCAGCGACCAGCCGTGGCCGCGACGTGCATCTTTGGAAATGGTCGGGGTGGAATTGCCGCGAATCACCGCGGGCGAACAAGACGACGTGGAACCGCTGTTCGTCGAATTCGATGGCACGACGGTTCGGCTTCCCCGCGGTAGCGATCCGGTGCTGCGTATTCGTGCCAAGGCGGACGATGACGCGATCGTGCCGGATGTGTGTACGGCGTATTACCAAACCGACGCCGGCACGCGTGGCCAAGCCAACTTGCGTCGTGTCGGTCGTCAACGTGATGGGTACCAAGCGTTCTTATTGGACGGTCCGCCACTGGCCGGGCTTAGCGAGTCGATGTCGATCTCCATTCGCGGATTGGATGATCGCTTGGACGGGTACCGCATCGAAGCCGTCACGCCGCCGGCGGTCAAGCAGTTGGATGTACAGATTCGCTATCCCGATTATTTGCGTGGTGACCTGCCCCAGGGCGAACAGGTCATCGACCGTGACACGCCGTATCAGGCAGGGTTGCGGATTCGCGAAGGCAGTCGAGTTCGAATCACCGCGCATGCGAGTTCGCCGATCGGGGCCATCGACCACCAGGTCACCCAAAGTGGTCAAGTCGTCCCGGGGATTGCGCCGCAAATCGTCGACGATGCGATGTCGGCCAGCTTGTCGATCGATCATTTCGATGAAGCAACGACGGTCAAACTGGTGCCCATCAGCGATGACGGCATCAGCGCCCAAGCACCCTATCGCTATTTCTTTGGCGTCATTCGTGACCAACCGCCCGAGGTCTCGTTGAAGCTGCCGGGAATCGGGTCTGCCGTGACGCCCATCGCCCGATTGCCGATCGCGGTCCAGGCGACGGACGATTACGGGATCGACCAAAGCACCGTCGACTTGGTCGTGTCGTCACCCGAAGCGTCGGGGACAACGAACGAACCGCTGTCTGTTTTCCAGCCCGCGCCGGATCGCGACGGACGCAGCGAAGGTGCGATCGATTTGCGTGATCTGGCCGACCAAGGAACGATCGAAACGCTGCAACCCGGCGGATCGATCAGCGTGTATGCCGAGGCGACCGACGCCTACGATCTGGACGGCCGTCACGTGTCACAAAGCGAGATGTTTCGCTTGCAGATCGTCACCCCGGAAGACTTGTTGGCACTGCTGGAGCGGCGTGAACTGGGGTTGCGGGCACGGTTGGAACAAACGATCGACGAAACCCAAACACTTCGCGATGGTTTAGCACGACTGGAAATGCCCGGCGACTCGGTGTCCGGCACGCCCGGGGATTCCGACGAACAGGCTTCGCCGGATCGTCAACGGCAGATTTTGCGGCTTCGTATCCAGCAAGCGGCATTGCAAGCGTCCAAGAGCAGCGAGGAATTAAATGGTATCGTCGCGGCCCTGGGTGATTTGCTAGAAGAAATGGTGAACAACCGTGTCGATTCAGTCGACCGGCGGCAGCGCATCGGCCAGTCCGTCCGCGATCCACTGCGGTCAGTGGTGGACAATGAAATGCAACGTCTGTCGGCTCGGATCGCCGAATTGATGTTGGCCGCCGAAGCGAAAGACGGTGCGGCC is from Crateriforma conspicua and encodes:
- a CDS encoding BatA domain-containing protein, whose protein sequence is MFLFPVLTIGFLFVAVPLLVHLINMLRHRRQPWAAMDFLLASYRKQRKWVVLRQLLLLLSRLALAALLIALLAGWTGGGKLMQMLGGKTVHHVVLLDDSYSMGDASGNTTAYQSALQTLQDLTRQLAQEDGEHRLTVMRSSRAALATRGGIQRGDTAADLSSQTITGDSRLIRRVMATAASPLRTDMTAAVEMAAQLLENDSADERHVYLLSDFRRRDWSAPERLTQQLRRIDGDAEIRLVDCAGAAAGNLAITELSPQQDVWVAGVPVVIRAKVKNYGSGPVNNVTIGVRMVLYGDDVTTPEPGLPQSGRVESLPAIVIESLQSGEEVTKTFQVFVAQPGTHAIEAWLPEDALAIDNRRICTLPLSETQKVLVIDDDPDGRGAYHVGSVLNPGGQVNIGAVPQVEASSFLRSITPESLAEFRAVYLIDVPTIGEGAAAALDQYVRSGGGLAWFLGESVDRTVYNQTLVSADRRLLPAPLLQIQPLRDRPDGVTADVRMDDSSDLLRPLASAGDGVFSLVRFSDSWLLDLKENDPNDTGITTDVVSGDVAEATTTESENPVMGPVRVPLRRTDGVPVVMQHDYGRGRVVTVAAGLDGQWTNWTGDPTFVVFLLQTNAYLWSAASPPTARSVDDPMRVSLPADRYAPVLTWLPANEPPRLPIELSRDDLAEDDSTDAGSGAASGDGDGQQTLELDPVGAIVDGRVDVTDLMRPGLGEWMLTALDGQTEMRPVATTIRVGESDLQRSKHAEVLRDLQPVDAEFIDRGRWNDQTRQAGSSLVSLVLLGLLALVFAIEQALAYWASYHAAAPSSIKSGRRGGGVGSAAPSWSDRSTTGSEANGDLTGDRVG
- a CDS encoding vWA domain-containing protein, whose protein sequence is MIGQVADRSEVVYEFMRARSLDGWWIWAVVVLGVIALLTLCVRFYRRDIVEISRPVGWTLMLLRLTAVIALVFFFFDLQRRTQRVVTRPSEVVLMVDTSQSMSLAGGIDPGSPSRVQLAETLLDDSPLLTQMRDEHRVSVYGFDAESEPTLWMSTDTADQSLDADSAARTQPDTADETVSATARRIAWFGGFAIAVGLLLALISLAIGATGRGQSVGWFLVTSASCLLIGGVSLGSVYCVQSPAPLASILGLSGPSDADDTTEDAESTEAPGQGPSGVADWENQVAAVGSESRIGDAIRTVLTDHEPSTLAGIVVMTDGQNNGGVDLGSATALARRAGVSVYPVGLGSSRPATNVRVVDLDAPKRVYPGDKFAISAVLQGSGARPIEVEVQLLDGLDQTAANNDGNASTDSSGDTAVDLPSNVIDSRRVTLPVDGTLSGLRFEMEPESVGRRRVAVRIVAPEGDTNVRDDAQAARYEVVSRKLKVMTVAGGPTREYRFVRNLLYRDKSVELDVWLQTGQPGMSQDADLVLTSFPETPEDLFEYDAIIMFDPDWRSFDAASLQVIERWLAEQAGGLILVAGPVYHPMFFRGRTDPRISTVRGFFPVDLATRGALLGGGRQGGDDAWPLDFTPDAQRAEFLWIDQDPTSSFQIWDEFDGVYDFVGVKGLKPGAKAYSRFSDPTTRVGDELPVFMASQFYGSGRTYFQASGEMWRLRQASDAYFDRYYTQLIRWASEGRLLRDSNRGVLLVDNSKAMVGDTIAIRAVLTDDQFEPLQVPKVPVKVLTPGGTVMDLDLTPTPGQPRPGTYGGRLIVREAGGYEIRLTLGDVLAEQVLRQSVQVRLPTVELERPRRNDDGLTSLADLTAGRFFPLDDPASTNTVADELVRVIRPQPQTTVLPGNTDQDFTRRRNAALMWLIATFLTFEWVTRRLHRLA